Genomic DNA from uncultured Desulfuromusa sp.:
GAGACGCCACGATGTTTTGCAACTTTTGCGATAAAAACATCTGCAAGCGCATCGACCTCAGCTTTAATCAATGATCTTCCCTCTTCTGTCTTTAGATCTGGTCTCTTGTTTGGACTGGCAGAAGATACAATCTCAATTGTTTCAATTCCTTCCGCCGCTTTAGCTTTGCTGTCATCCTGGTAGGTTGCCACGACACCGATAGAACCAAGACAGGCAGTTTCATCGACAATAATTTCCTGACAACCGCTGATATCCCAATAAGCTGCACTGGCTGCAGTTCCTCCAACATAGGCATAGACCGGCTTGATTTTTCTGGCTTGGTAAACCATGTCGGAATATTCGTTGGTTCCATTGACCTGACCACCAGGAGAATCTGGCCAGAGCAAAATTGATTTGACTGATTTTTCCTGCAGTGCCTTTTGAAAATCGAGAGTCAACAACCCCAGGGACGTTGCACCAGAAAACTCGGTAAACAAGTTGGCATAACGGAAGATTGGCCCACTGATCGGGACAACCGCAACATTGCCACGCATCTCAACCTGACGTGTTCCAGGAAGTTCTTCTCCCAGTTTTGCCTTGAGTGCATCCAAATCACCTTCACGGTTGGCGATGGCAAGAATTGTGCGCAAGCCAGGCTCGGTAATTGCCCAACGCTCAGCCATTATCGCCTGTAAAGCTGTTTTTCTAATTCTGTCAGTCATTCGACTGTCTCCTCTTGTTTTTGCTGCTGAGCAACAACCGGTTCCTGCAATCCATCATCCACCCGCCGCTGCACTTCTTTTCTGCGTTGCTGATGGGTGGCCAGGGCATCGCCACCGTCGTATCCCGCTTTTTCTTCCGTCATGCTGGTCAACCCGATATCGGTCCGCTCACGGACGGCTTTGGCTTCGACCAGTTCATTGATCTGCCCTTTACCGGGACCATGCCAGCGCGCACCCAGATAGGCTTGCCGGATCAGTGGGTTGGCAAAATAACCAGGGGCAGGGCGCCGGCCAGACGCAACCGCTTCATCCAGCCAGGAGAAATAAACGAGATCACAGTAACCACGGGACAGCTTTGCCCGCCGCTTCAGGTACATGCGCCAGGCTTCGTTGATTGCGCCACGGCTGGCGGAATAACTTTTATTGAAAACTTTGAGAACAATTTCGTATGGCATTTCAATGCCGACGGAGACTTCTTTGACGATGGCCAAGAAGAACGGCTCGAATGCACCGTTGGGGCGGTTTGGGTTGGCCGTTTCAATAGATTCGCCTTCCGCCAGGTCGACAATCAGTCCGCTGCCCATGGCTATTGGTTGTTTGTCTTTGTCGGGAGCCTGCTTTGTGAGGGCCGGAGCACCGGGGCGGATCGGACCCGGCGCCGGAGCCCCAGATAAACCGGGAATTCCCTGACCGTTTTCGGTCTTGATGAAGACGGTAAACAGCGAACTGATCACTGCGGCCATCAGCTCAGCTTCGGTGAGTTTGCTCAACTGTTTCAGCGGTTCAACCACGGGAGCCAACAACGGTACCCCGCGAGACTGGTCCGGGCGCAGCATGTTATAGAAATGAATCACATTGCGGCGCCCGGTTTCTGCACCAAAGAATGGGATTTTGTCCCACTCTTTTGCTTGATAGGTTGAGTTTCCCGGGTGATGCTTCAGAATGTGGCAATATTCCGGAGCTCCATCGTCATCACGCTGGATACCACCGGAGCACTTATCGGTATCCAGAGCATCGTTCTCGTTGCAAACCCGATCCGCTTCAACCATGGATAATTTCAGACCATAGAGGTCTCCGGGCCGCTTTTTATAAGAGAGGACCGTAAAGACATCGCCATTTTCCAGCATTTGCCGGAACGCAAGTTCCTGCATGTCGTAGAAATTGAGGGTGCGACGCAAGTCACAGTTCAATGCCCAATGGTTGAATTCCCGTTCCGTGGCAGATTCCCAGGCATCAGCTTGTTCATCAGTCAAATTCAGCAGTTCACGGTCAATGGCACACTGCAAGGTCAGACCGGAACCCACCACGCTAGTGACAATTGTTGAAACAGCTCCGGCAGCCATCGGGGTGTTGCGGATGAGATCGCGGGAGTGTTCGCGCAGTGCCGGCAGGTCGGACAGGGTATCAGCATCAGCGCTGCCGCCACCGGTGATCCAGTTCATCAAACTGCGACGGCCTTTGTCGGCACCGATATAGCCACCGCCCAAGGCCATCATTTCTTTGGCCAGCATCCTCTGAGCACCACGAACCGGGCTGAAATAGGTGATTGTCCGGTCTAGCAGAGACGGTTTTACGGCAACTACAGAATCACTCACATCGGGCACCCCGCATTGACACGTCTGGTACCTGAAAGGCGAGAGACTTCGCGGGTCCAATAGTTGATCTGTTTGTTGATTTCGGTGAGGGAGGGCATTTCCTTGGCATTTTTTTGCCCACCACGGGTGGAGGTGTAAGACTGGCAATCGTAATCCAGGCTCATCTGCAGGTATTTATCGAGCTGTGCTTGAGCTTGTTCGAGAGTTACTGTTGCCACGTTTGCTCCCACAAATAAAAAAAGCGCCTTAGTTTCAATCCACGCCCGGTGAAGGGCGACAGGAAAACTAGTTCGCTTTCTTATTTTGTGAATATCGGGAGAGCCCGCAACAGGTTTTTTTGAAAAAAAGTGAAAAAAGTTTTAACTCACTGGAATAACTTTGGAAAAAAATTATTTTTCAACGCTATAAACATGTTCAAGAACTGCTTTTGCAACGGCATCAACGCAGGATGGCGGCCTGTGGCACTGTATCCCTTGCAGCGTTTTGACCAGATCGGCTGGATCCACACCACTGCGCAAACCAATAGATATTGATCGACCAAGCCCTTCCATGATGGCTGATCCGCAGCCGCCGCTTTTACCGAGTTTGGCAAAAACTTCAAATAGCTGGCCATCCTGATCGTTGCAGGTCACATAAACGCAACCGCAGCCGGTAGAAATTTCGTAGGTTGCCCCGGTCAGCTTTCTTTGTCGTGGTGATTTTGTCATTATTCCTGTCCTCACTAAACAGTCACTCCCTGATTCCGAATCCTCCGCCCACCAGCCGCAGCCACCTGCTCTTGAACGTCCGGCACCGGCCAGGTACGAATGCCGATGTAATGGGCATAAGCCATATCATAAACACTGCAATCCCAATAGTGATTCGCCTTATTGGGTGGACACCACCAAACTCCTTTTTCATCGCGGTACTCAACACACAACTGAGCGGCATAGTCCTCATCAATCTCACTGTGAAACAGGTAGGCACCGGGATCGTCGCGTTTGATTTCCAGCTTTCCGGACAGCATGTTTTTGTAAAAGATCGTATCAATACTGTACAGATTGAGCCCACCGGGGATTTTCACTTTTGTTCCGGGGTAATAATCGATAGTACTCCAGCTGACAGAGGCACCGCCCCGGGTTGATTTCCCTTGACAAGGCAAAATATGGGGATGCAGCCGGGTCCAGTCGTAAACCTCTGATGTTCTGTGGCCCTGGGTATCGATAAACCCGCCCTGGACTTGCCAGCGCTGCCCGAGAGCATCTTGATATTCGCGGTAGATCATCTCTTCCAGAGCCGCCTCTGACTCAACTTTGAATTCAGCGACCAGATGGCCTTTCATTAGCATTCCGAATTCCCACGCCGTAATCCGTCCGTAATAACCGACATCCTGAGTATCCCCGCCGAATGTCAGGCAGGCAATCTGAATTCCCTCTCCGGAGGGAACAATCCCCCGGGGCCGGTGCAGATCCGTGAGGGCCATAATGGAATCTTCTTTGCGATCCTGAGTGTAATCGACCCAGGGCTCCGCCTTGCGCTGATTCATGAATTTCTTGAGTTTGGTTTTGTCTTTCTGGGCGCGTAAAAAATCGGCAGCGATCTCTGACAACGAAACAAAACGACTCAGCCATGCCGGGATATGAAAGCCGATTTTTTTGGGTCGATGGGCATTGAGATAAACAAACAGTTCCAATTGACTGCCACGCGCCTGCCAATGACCATGTTTGACCGCTGTGTTTCTGGCCTCATCATCCAACCGCTCTTCACAGCCGCAACATGCGTATTCCGCTAACCGATTATTCTCGATTTTCTCAGGGTCGCGTTCATCCTTTGGCCACTTGATCTGGTCGAAATTCATCAATTGCATTTCGCCACAGAGAGGACAGGGGACCCAGTAATCAAATATCACCTGGGCTTCTTTGTTCAGCGCCACCCAGATGTTGCCGCTTTCCACCGTTGGCGTGCTGATTTTCCAGATGGTGCGACTATCGGAAAACGTATTGGTACGCATCTCAGCCAACGCGATCGGATCAGCTTCGCGTTTGCCGCTGGTGGCCGGGTATTTGTCGATCTCATCCAGAATCAAGGTCTTGATCGGCTTATTGGCCAGCTTGGTCGGAGAGGTCGCCCAGGCCATGTAGATCGGCATGTGCTTCAGGTTGATGCGCATCACCGAGGTATCATCCTGGACCCCGGTCAGGTAACTGCGCAGCCGGGGGGAACTGTTGATCATCGGTTGAATGCGGTCTTTACTGTTATCCCTGGCGGTACTTTCATCAGGGAAAACATAGAGCACCGGGCCGGGGCTTTGATCAATCGACGCACCGACAAAGTTATGGGCAATCTCTGATCCACCAACCTGCGGGGCTTTGCACATGATAATGGTTTGCACGCCGGGAAAAGTGGAGGCATCCATAATGCCGGTGAGATAGGGCGTGGCTTCGTTGCGCCAGGCACCGGGCAGTGAGCTCAGTGTGACAACGCGGTTTTTCTCTGACCATTCAGAGACCGGCACCAGCTTTGGTTTGCGGTAAATTTTGCGCTCGGCTTTGCTGAATTTGACTTCTTTGACAACACTCTGCTGCCGCACGATCCGAAGGCGCACTGATCTCGGCAACCAGGCAGCATCAGAGCGGACGGTTATTGTTTCGGTATCAAAGAGTTGTTCAGCGGTGTTGGTCATGGTTTTCTGTCTATTTCACTGTTAGATCGCATCGCCAATATAGGTATTCGTTATCAAAACTTACCCTCATCCATTTGGCTTAAACAAACACCCCAAGTCTCGCAATCTGTGTACGCATCCCAAGTTGTTACTTCAGCGTCTTGGTCTACCTTCTGTAATTTTTCAATCAGTTCTTTTACTTTCATAAGGTTGCTCCTCAGAAACATGCGCTCTAACAAGCACTTCAAGCGGACGTCCGTTACGTCTGTGCTTGCCAAAAAGAAGAATCTAAAATTGCGGCAATAGCCTGTCTTTCGTCAACGCGCCGCTTAAGAAATATCGTTCTGTGCCACTCACCAAGAATGTTCGCAGCTAGGGCACACGGGCTTCAATGTCTCACAGTCATAGGCTCCATCATGCTGCTCAGAGTCACAAAGTTCTTCGCACTGTGCGCAACGGTATCTTCGGTCTTGTCGTGGTGGTTTTAATTGATCCTGCCGCACAGAACCAGCTAATACACCGGAATTGCTACCCTTCTGCTTTTTAGAAATGGCAACGCCAAACGGTTGCATTTGTTCAAAATAAGTCTCATCCATCATATCCTCCGCAATCATGTGATCTTGGGCGTTAGGCGTACAAATCTTCGCTTTCGTAACAAACTCCATCGCCACCCAATCCGTTAAAAATCCTCATGCGGTATCCAGGGTGGCAGTTGGTAACATGGTCTGCATCGTCAAAAACAACACTCAAATTTGCAGAGCAGTTGCCTCCGACAACAATTCCGTTGCGACCATCAACCTCACACTCCACGCCAACCTTCAGCGGTGGTAATCCTCTGTACTTGCATACTTCGTCAAGTTTTGCCTGTCTACTCATCTGTCTACCTTTGGCGCTGTAAAATTATTGGTTATGTAGTGGGAGGATTCGAACCTCAACCGGACTCCTCTCAGCTACTCGTGTCGCCTGTCCGTTTGCCATTCATGACTTTCAGCGTGTCTCCATAGCCTCCGAGCTGGCCTCACGCCTCACCACATCAACAATCGCTAAATAAACCTACTCACTATCCTCCACATCAACAAACATCACCTGGTAACGATCGGTCGCAGCAAATTCATTCAGGCGCTGATCCTTGCCTTCCAACATCAACTGCATCAATTCCGAGCGTTTTTCCTGACTGCCACAACAGACCTGAATCCACTCCGCCACGTTCGATTTGATCCAGTAACTTAAACCCGAATCAAGCACAGCGGCCCTTGCTGAGACTTCCATTTCAAATTCATCCTTGAGGATGTATTTCCCCTGTTCCTTTTCAAAATCAAACTTCTGCTTGGCGTCTTTGGTCTTGAGGATCGAGACTTCATATTTCAGTTTTTCAGCCGACTGGGCCTTATCTTCTTCACTGGGGCCAACATCGCCATGCCGGATCAGTCCGGAAGCGGGATTATCGATGTAGGCTTCGAGCGATGATTTGAGCACCGATTTATCGGCCTGCAGCTTCAGCAACCCTTTCTTGGCATGACCGTAAAGTTTTCCCTGGGAAACGCTGTAGCCATTTGAATTGAGGTATTCCAATGCCGCTTTGCGATTCTCGAAGCGCTCTTCCTGAACCATGTAGCTTGTCCACAAACGGTCCAGCTCTTCCCGCAACCCCTCTTTGGCCGCGTCCCAGTCTTTTTTACGATTGGCCGTTGCTTCCGATTGATAAGCGCTGCGCGTTGACGTCACTGCCGCCTGGAGGATATCGAGCTCCATGCGGTCGGTTTCGTCGACTTCCTTGAGGAGTTTTTGTAGTTTTTCGTTGTCAGTCATGGGCTTCAATTCAAATCAAAAGTATTTGCTATAAAAAGCTTCTAAAGCTTTCTCGACTTCATCTTCAGAAAAGCTGCCCCCTTCGCCATCAGGGGTCTCGATCCATATTTTTCTGTCGGCAGTTTTGCGCAGGGCAAAGTTACCGATTCTGAAAGTTTTCACTTCTTTAGGTGTGGTCACAGGATCAATCCCCACTAGTTGTTTTTTCGAGAGACCCATTTATTCCGGGATTTACGAAAAAGGATGCCAACATGTCTCCATTTCCGTGCTTCTCATTTTCAAGAATTTGACGATATACATCCCCTTGGATTTCGTTTCCGCAATCATCGCAGTGCGCAACGCCTCGACTTGCATCGCACCGGTCACAGTAAATGATATCGCTGCCGCAATACGGGCAACCGCTGAAACCATCACGGCGGACAAGGCGGTCGATTTCAGCGGCGATCAGAGCTCCAGCCCGGGTTAAATCGAAAATCCTGCTTTTAGGAACCCACCACACTGGAGCCCAACTTTTAGGCCACAATTTAGGAACATTGTATTCAACATAGTCCCAGACTGGGGTTTCCCCACGGCACGAAATATCTTTTCTTTGGGGTCTTGAAACCATTTCTTGTTTTGTATGCAGCAAAGCATAGCAGGCAGCTGCAAAAGCCAACGAATCATCTTTATGCTGATCATCATGCTCCGGAGTCCATCCTTTTTCCTCAACTTGTCTGGTTCTCTCTGCAGTTATCAAATCAATGCCCGTCAGTCCCAAATCATGAAGAAGCACTGGAGACACAATAAACGACTCAACATCATAGAGAAGGTCGCAATCCTCAATAAAAGGCTTTGCAGGGTGATTATTATGCCATTCAAGAGAGGTATCTTCTTCAGGTTCGCTTTTTTGATATTCTTCACAAAGTTCTGAAAATTCGTTCGCCTTTTTTTCAGACTGAAAGGCCGCAAGCTGAAGGGTTCCTTCTCCGTTAAGATTCCACGAGGCCGCTACTATAAATATTTTATTCATTATCACCACCCCGCTTCACATAGCCACACTTCCGGCCACGCCTGACAGGTTTAAACTGCGGAAATCTATCCATAAATGAAAGTGTAAAGAGTTTAGTACTTAAAGGACCAACCCCTATTTCACGACAAAATTTGCAATAGTCATCATAAAGCTTGCCATTTTCGAAAAAACCATCTTCTCCACCATCAATTATCCGACTATATATAAATTTATCGATATAATTATCCGAAAAACTTTCTTCGGCTTCGTTATCGACATAAAAACCAACAACATTGGACTCAATCGCCAGCCGTTGAGTTAGGTTTTTATAGAGAATTTCTTCGATGGATTGGATATCCTTTTCACCTTGATCTGGCTGCATCATGGTAATAATCACCGGACTGTTTCTCGTTTCATGCAGCCGCAGCCAAATCTTGACACAGTCTTCGTTGCTCATTGAAACATTCTTCTCACCAACCTCTCCGGTTATTTCCAGAGTATTTTCATTGCTTGATTCGCTCATCGTCATCACCCCTTATCCTGAAATTGTGGCTTCAGCGTATAAACGCCATCACCATCTTTGATCAGCTTTGCGGTTGCCGCTTTCGGATTGGTTGTGGCCAGACTGTCGACAAACTCATCCACGGTGAACCCTGCCGGGACGTTGTATTCCCGGCCTTCAAACTTGACGATTAAATCGGTTGTTTCTGCCATGATATGTTCTCCTTAAAATGCGCTGATTTCTTGGGTCTGGTTGTCAGTCTCACCAACAGGCTTAGCCTTGCGGGTGGCTTCACGGACCTGCTTTTCCATTTCGATCAGCAGGGCTGTGCGGTCTGCCTCCGGAATGGAGCTGGAAGCGACTTTCTCCGGGATGACTTCATTGCCAACCGCAATAGTGCGGCTGACCATCTCCGGCATCCGCACCGGCCCGACGATCTCTTGCGCCGGATCGAATTTGAAGTGATAGGCGATCTGTGCTCTGGTTTCTGCCATGGGTTTCTCTCCTCGTTATTTGTTAGCTGGCCTCAACAGGCCACATAAAATGAACCTTTTCATAGTCACTGCCGACGACCCAACCAAGCAGGATATCTTCCTGATCATCGGTTAAATCTTCAGGGTCGATACATATCAGTTCGTCAAACAATTCTTCACATGACAAAGGGACAACATAAAAAACATTTTCATCGTCCTGCATCAACTTGCTCAATTCAGCCATGGCTTTCTCTCCTTTATCTTTTTAAAATTCCATACCGAACGCATTATCCGATTTGGATGATTCATTCTTCTCGCTCTCCGAACAAGTCTTATGTAAATCACGCTCATGCCCATCGACTAAGCGCCGAACGCCATGACCTCCTTGCAACTTTTTTCCACACAGCCAGCATCGTTTTGCTTTTGTTTTATTCATTCATTCCTCACCCAAACAAATCCCGAGTCACAAACCCGGACGTCATCCGCCCCTTGGCAGTATCAAAATAAATATGCGGGGTGATCAGCTCCCCTTTGACCAGCAGTTGATGAA
This window encodes:
- a CDS encoding S49 family peptidase, with product MTDRIRKTALQAIMAERWAITEPGLRTILAIANREGDLDALKAKLGEELPGTRQVEMRGNVAVVPISGPIFRYANLFTEFSGATSLGLLTLDFQKALQEKSVKSILLWPDSPGGQVNGTNEYSDMVYQARKIKPVYAYVGGTAASAAYWDISGCQEIIVDETACLGSIGVVATYQDDSKAKAAEGIETIEIVSSASPNKRPDLKTEEGRSLIKAEVDALADVFIAKVAKHRGVSDERVRSEFGQGGVFIGADAVDAGLADRIGSFEEVVETMQQKFGGKTTVGFSAHKTIITGGNTMDLKEMKEKYPEQCAALVAEGHKTGHAEGLAAGITAEVERVKAVRAALIPGHEELIEALAADGKTTGAEAALAVNQAENQLRQTTHKKIVAEAPKAPNAAEPGDDDAEARETQENVSGLVSGMNKG
- a CDS encoding phage portal protein, whose amino-acid sequence is MSDSVVAVKPSLLDRTITYFSPVRGAQRMLAKEMMALGGGYIGADKGRRSLMNWITGGGSADADTLSDLPALREHSRDLIRNTPMAAGAVSTIVTSVVGSGLTLQCAIDRELLNLTDEQADAWESATEREFNHWALNCDLRRTLNFYDMQELAFRQMLENGDVFTVLSYKKRPGDLYGLKLSMVEADRVCNENDALDTDKCSGGIQRDDDGAPEYCHILKHHPGNSTYQAKEWDKIPFFGAETGRRNVIHFYNMLRPDQSRGVPLLAPVVEPLKQLSKLTEAELMAAVISSLFTVFIKTENGQGIPGLSGAPAPGPIRPGAPALTKQAPDKDKQPIAMGSGLIVDLAEGESIETANPNRPNGAFEPFFLAIVKEVSVGIEMPYEIVLKVFNKSYSASRGAINEAWRMYLKRRAKLSRGYCDLVYFSWLDEAVASGRRPAPGYFANPLIRQAYLGARWHGPGKGQINELVEAKAVRERTDIGLTSMTEEKAGYDGGDALATHQQRRKEVQRRVDDGLQEPVVAQQQKQEETVE
- a CDS encoding TSCPD domain-containing protein, whose protein sequence is MTKSPRQRKLTGATYEISTGCGCVYVTCNDQDGQLFEVFAKLGKSGGCGSAIMEGLGRSISIGLRSGVDPADLVKTLQGIQCHRPPSCVDAVAKAVLEHVYSVEK
- a CDS encoding terminase gpA endonuclease subunit, giving the protein MTNTAEQLFDTETITVRSDAAWLPRSVRLRIVRQQSVVKEVKFSKAERKIYRKPKLVPVSEWSEKNRVVTLSSLPGAWRNEATPYLTGIMDASTFPGVQTIIMCKAPQVGGSEIAHNFVGASIDQSPGPVLYVFPDESTARDNSKDRIQPMINSSPRLRSYLTGVQDDTSVMRINLKHMPIYMAWATSPTKLANKPIKTLILDEIDKYPATSGKREADPIALAEMRTNTFSDSRTIWKISTPTVESGNIWVALNKEAQVIFDYWVPCPLCGEMQLMNFDQIKWPKDERDPEKIENNRLAEYACCGCEERLDDEARNTAVKHGHWQARGSQLELFVYLNAHRPKKIGFHIPAWLSRFVSLSEIAADFLRAQKDKTKLKKFMNQRKAEPWVDYTQDRKEDSIMALTDLHRPRGIVPSGEGIQIACLTFGGDTQDVGYYGRITAWEFGMLMKGHLVAEFKVESEAALEEMIYREYQDALGQRWQVQGGFIDTQGHRTSEVYDWTRLHPHILPCQGKSTRGGASVSWSTIDYYPGTKVKIPGGLNLYSIDTIFYKNMLSGKLEIKRDDPGAYLFHSEIDEDYAAQLCVEYRDEKGVWWCPPNKANHYWDCSVYDMAYAHYIGIRTWPVPDVQEQVAAAGGRRIRNQGVTV